One Echeneis naucrates chromosome 16, fEcheNa1.1, whole genome shotgun sequence DNA window includes the following coding sequences:
- the spty2d1 gene encoding protein SPT2 homolog: MMDFDNILDIASQNQGVSSVQKRYSLQAGPPKKDPKSKGVNPAAVQALLKKQHIETKKKELQEKKQKEELLAKRVELKSDRKARAMASRTKDNFRGYNGVPVLGLPKKKRSKQDMQDDKSMDMQGFRNYSIDPEEDEDNYEYEQTDSEPEQESEPLRPGKTAGFSGSSGSSSKPLSKKSSGPSKPAPHMNFADLLKLAEKKQFEPVDLKPKQVKKEERLRTADEIKELEMERRAKRLDKNRDSKTERERDGKSQSNASSIRKSSLEKEQKNSKPQKNSSEKPSLSSGSLKKSQGDRGHSSSTRPSVGDREREKAKMSHNERGRSRSSLSSSSGAISSKVPSKATSQVSAKQGPPKPSSSHKSSTSSDLSHKKEIASSLQRRTSGIPGTRTSSTGVIGQKNHHGSSQQTKPSQGNPLKQGSALGGHKYGKEEPLRPGMNSSIKPSGNLVTRNSLGGPPKAGSQPQSRSGGTLQAKAGVIAQARPGGSGLQGQSRGSGCRPPGTGPGRPGSWGPVPGQSVGGIGSGPGRPKCTVVSETISSKNVGGPRPGVLPRPGMPQRPGMPPRPGMPPRPGMPPRPLMNRPPGTMLPPITSAYKRKYEDEEDDYDSEMDDFIDDECDDTEEISKHIKEIFGYDRNKYKDESDYALKFMESTWTDMQKEEARSLRMAVQEDLEEEKREEEEIKRHMAKKRKKN, encoded by the exons ATGATGGACTTTGACAATATATTGGACATCGCCTCGCAAAACCAAGGCGTCAGCAGTGTACAG AAAAGATACAGTTTACAAGCTGGACCACCCAAAAAGGACCCAAAGTCGAAAGGTGTAAATCCTGCTGCTGTGCAAGCGCTCCTGAAGAAGCAACACATCGAGACCAAAAAGAAAG aattgcaagagaaaaaacagaaggagGAATTACTTGCCAAGAGGGTTGAGTTGAAGTCGGACCGTAAAGCACGAGCCATGGCTTCAAGAACTAAGGATAATTTCAGAGGCTACAATGGTGTCCCAGTGTTAGGGCTTCCTAAGAAGAAGAGATCAAAACAAGATATGCAAGATGATAAATCAATGGATATGCAAGGATTTAGGAATTATTCAATTGAcccagaggaagatgaggataACTATGAATATGAACAGACTGATTCAGAGCCAGAGCAGGAGTCAGAACCACTGAGACCAGGGAAAACAGCAGGTTTTAGTGGAAGCAGTGGTAGTAGCAGCAAGCCTTTGTCTAAAAAATCCAGTGGACCATCCAAACCTGCCCCACACATGAACTTTGCAGATTTACTGAAATTGgcagaaaagaaacagtttgagCCAGTTGATTTAAAACCAAAGCaagtgaaaaaggaagaaaggctCAGAACAGCTGACGAGATCAAGGAACTAGAGATGGAGCGTAGGGCTAAGAGActggacaaaaacagagactccaagacagagagggaaagagatggCAAGTCTCAATCTAATGCTAGTTCGATAAGAAAAAGCTCTCTGGAGAAGGAACAGAAGAACTCCAAGCCACAAAAGAATTCCTCAGAAAAACCAAGTTTATCCAGCGGGTCACTGAAGAAGTCACAGGGTGATAGAGGCCACTCTTCTTCCACCAGGCCGTCTGTtggtgacagagaaagagagaaagccaAAATGTCTCACAATGAAAGAGGCAGATCCAGGAGTAGTTTGTCAAGCTCATCTGGTGCCATAAGCAGTAAAGTTCCTTCAAAAGCCACGTCTCAGGTTTCAGCCAAGCAAGGGCCTCCCAAGCCCTCGTCCAGCCACAAATCAAGCACCTCAAGTGACCTTagccacaaaaaagaaatcGCATCATCACTTCAACGAAGAACTTCAGGTATTCCTGGGACCAGGACCTCTAGTACTGGTGTAATAGGCCAAAAAAATCATCATGGGAGCTCCCAACAGACCAAGCCCAGTCAGGGTAACCCCTTGAAACAGGGCTCTGCATTGGGAGGTCACAAATATGGAAAAGAAGAACCACTGAGACCTGGAATGAACTCTTCAATAAAACCAAGTGGTAATTTAGTGACGAGAAATTCATTAGGTGGCCCTCCTAAGGCAGGGAGCCAGCCTCAGTCGAGGTCTGGAGGAACGCTCCAGGCCAAAGCTGGTGTCATTGCACAGGCCAGACCTGGGGGGAGCGGTCTACAGGGTCAGTCTAGAGGTAGTGGATGCCGACCTCCAGGAACTGGTCCTGGTCGGCCTGGCAGCTGGGGACCGGTTCCTGGACAATCAGTGGGCGGCATTGGATCAGGTCCTGGAAGACCCAAATGCACTGTTGTATCAGAGACCATCTCATCCAAGAATGTTGGTGGACCAAGACCTGGAGTCCTCCCTCGGCCGGGCATGCCTCAGAGACCCGGCATGCCACCCAGACCCGGCATGCCACCCAGACCCGGCATGCCACCCAGACCTCTGATGAATAGACCACCAG GTACAATGTTGCCCCCAATCACATCTGCCTACAAAAGGAAAtatgaagatgaggaagatgattATGATTCAGAAATGGATGATTTTATTGATGACGAATGTGATGACACAGAGGAGATTTCCAAGCACATTAAAGAAATCTTTGGCTATGATCGCAACAA ATACAAGGATGAGAGTGACTATGCACTTAAATTCATGGAGAGCACCTGGACAGATATGCAGAAAGAAGAAGCCAGAAG CCTGAGAATGGCTGTGCAAGAAGacctggaggaagagaaaagagaagaagaggagattAAAAGACACATGgccaagaagaggaaaaagaactAA
- the uevld gene encoding ubiquitin-conjugating enzyme E2 variant 3 has translation MELSSEKIQKILSKYKFHDVAVEELQKIHRIFPGISPFTGTYTFSDGTQKDLLKLIGNIPVKYEGHSYNFPIQLWLMDSFPFTPPICLVRPTPSMVIREGKHVDPRGRIHLPGLHNWDYPKSSVVGLLNEMIAKFEEDPPLSSKTTGGSKDPQELLAFVSNLQINDGGISHHHQTINKVSVIGGGDLGMASVMSILAKCKVDKLVFIDVAESSTKGGSTDLEIFRMPKVEVSRDLSASAGSTVVLVTANAWSSEQSYVSVVQTNVDLFRRIIPNLARLSPNAVMLIASQPVDIMTHVAWRQSGLPPTRVIGAGCNLDSERLTQVLDINLNTHKLAWVIGELSDNKVAVISNTGLNSSVQPEIAAGSSAAKPLLDRAFEMMKSRGQRSWSVGLSVADITNSILTNKMKTHSVSTLAQGWGGIGAEVFLSLPCILGSNGSTRLAGVSLVQEDDSKLRNSVTSLTNLMSQLRL, from the exons ATGGAGCTGAGCTCAGAGAAGATCCAGAAGATCCTTTCTAAG TACAAATTCCATGATGTTGCTGTTGAGGAGCTGCAGAAAATCCACAGAATCTTCCCTGGGATAAGCCCGTTCACCGGCACATACA CATTCAGTGACGGCACACAGAAGGATCTCCTGAAATTAATTGGCAACATCCCTGTGAAGTATGAAG GCCACTCCTACAACTTCCCCATCCAGCTGTGGCTGATGGACTCATTCCCCTTCACTCCTCCCATATGCCTCGTTAGGCCGACTCCCAGCATGGTCATCAGAGAGGGCAAGCACGTCGACCCGAGGGGGCGCATCCACCTGCCAGGTCTACACAACTGGGATTAT CCCAAGTCGTCTGTGGTGGGTCTCCTGAACGAGATGATTGCTAAATTTGAGGAGGATCCTCCTCTGTCGTCAAAGACCACGGGAGGCAGCAAAGACCCACAAGAGCTTCTGGCGTTTGTGTCCAATCTTCAGATCAATGATG GTGGAATAAGTCACCACCATCAGACAATCAACAAAGTATCAGTGATTGGAGGAGGAGATTTAGGAATGGCTTCTGTGATGAGCATCTTAGCTAAG TGTAAAGTGGATAAACTGGTTTTCATTGATGTTGCCGAGAGCTCTACCAAAGGCGGCAGTACAGATCTAGAGATTTTCAGAATGCCAAAGGTGGAGGTGTCTAGAG ACTTGTCGGCATCTGCAGGCTCCACGGTTGTCTTGGTCACTGCCAATGCATGGAGCAGCGAGCAGTCGTACGTTAGCGTGGTTCAGACTAATGTGGACTTGTTCAGAAGAATCATCCCAAATCTTGCACGACTCAGCCCCAACGCTGTGATGCTCATCGCCTCGCAACCAG TGGATATCATGACTCATGTTGCCTGGAGGCAGAGCGGCCTACCTCCAACAAGGGTGATCGGAGCTGGATGCAACCTGGACTCAGAGCGACTCACTCAGGTTCTGGATATAAACCTGAACACCCACAAACTAGCCTGGGTCATAGGCGAACTTTCAGACAATAAAG ttgctGTGATAAGCAACACGGGACTGAACTCCAGCGTGCAGCCAGAAATCGCTGCAGGATCCAGCGCTGCCAAGCCGTTGTTAGACAG aGCGTTTGAaatgatgaagagcagaggcCAGCGGTCGtggtctgttggtctgtctgtcgCCGACATCACAAACAGCATCCtgacaaataaaatgaagaccCACTCCGTCTCCACATTGGCTCAG GGCTGGGGGGGCATAGGTGCAGAGGTGTTCCTCAGCCTGCCATGCATCCTGGGATCGAACGGTTCCACACGCCTAGCAGGAGTGTCGCTGGTGCAGGAAGACGACTCCAAACTCAGGAACAGCGTCACGTCTCTTACCAATCTCATGAGTCAGCTCAGACTATAA
- the LOC115056405 gene encoding USP6 N-terminal-like protein isoform X1 produces the protein MCEAETYFDMKKDIDTLIAEELAEIISKYDKGRQEGVKIDPWEDADYSIFKVTDRFGFLHEEELPTPSALEEKQKHHEVERVEKWLKMVKNWDKYRNSDKLAKRVYKGIPLQLRGQAWALLLDIEKVKEDNKGKYEKMKQQARNFSTEIKQIDLDVNRTFRNHIMFMDRFGVKQQALFHVLAAYSVYNTEVSYCQGMSQIAAILLMYLNEEDAFWALSQLLTNSKHAMHGFFIPGFPKLHRFQTHHELILSKMLPKLKKHLDKEQMTTGIYTTKWFLQCFIDRTPFTLTLRLWDIYMLEGEKMLTAMAYTTLKLHKKRLQKFQLEDLREFLQEQLATSFLLPDDAVVEHLQAAMSELRSKKLDQCSPAKSDELPKKPLGVERPVLLLPVQPDSPLEVKISLQPDSQPSMDSEQTDSTMLHRTPSPAEHQDSITLSVGNAPSLSSPDPVVVHTTRTPSPVRPCRVPPLPPKVGKPCTEGTLDRDAKESLTECGQEKAVEEPESQEDPVEWPPPYEPPALDTLAVLNEEEIMDLPELPPPPFFYPEHIEQRPLDCDSPSQGTGTQRRSPSPRAALVTQMKMSPRLCPKAPKPASKPSPPPAFSSSSSPRLPPKPTKFPVSLYVPNHAGDRRPSNTSQYDNLSEVDEDDRYLDRLLGSTPEEVPSMYRERDYGPALFQLPPPPVFIPPSTSPVPPSVCALPSLPQEPECEGGSWVEDSIIPPPPPSFADRLSPFQCNTASCSDPQRANSPSYSKPFSRGPRGHSAFPAPLLYTGAPQNHSRPSGQSAVGVPLVQSSPDFCRMPPGGQQLPKSVTF, from the exons attttgacATGAAGAAGGACATAGACACACTGATTGCAGAGGAACTTGCAGAAATAATCTCTAAATATGACAAG GGCAGGCAGGAGGGAGTCAAAATTGACCCCTGGGAGGATGCTGACTACAGCATCTTTAAAGTCACTGACCGCTTTGGCTTCCTGCA tgaggAAGAACTGCCAACACCTAGCGCACTTGAAGAGAAG CAAAAACATCATGAAGTGGAGAGAGTGGAGAAATGGCTGAAGATGGTTAAGAACTGGGACAAGTACAGGAACAGTGATAAG TTGGCGAAGCGTGTATATAAAGGTATCCCTCTGCAACTGAGAGGACAGGCATGGGCCTTGCTCTTGGACATAGAGAAAGTCAAGGAAGATAACAAGGGAAAATATGAG AAAATGAAGCAACAGGCTCGTAACTTCTCCACAGAAATCAAGCAAATAGACTTGGATGTCAACAGAACCTTCAGGAACCATATTATGTTTATGGATCGCTTTGGAGTCAA GCAGCAAGCACTGTTTCATGTACTAGCAGCTTACTCAGTCTACAACACA GAGGTGAGCTACTGCCAGGGGATGAGTCAGATCGCTGCCATCTTGCTCATGTACCTGAATGAGGAAGATGCCTTCTGGGCTCTGTCCCAGCTCCTCACAAACAGCAAGCACGCAATGCACG GGTTCTTCATCCCGGGATTTCCCAAGTTGCACCGTTTCCAGACCCACCATGAGCTGATCCTCTCCAAAATGCTGCCTAAGCTAAAGAAACACCTG GACAAGGAGCAGATGACAACAGGGATTTACACCACCAAATGGTTTCTCCAGTGCTTTATTGACAGA ACCCCTTTCACCCTCACCCTGCGTTTATGGGACATTTACATGTTGGAGGGAGAGAAGATGCTAACCGCCATGGCATACACAACCCTCAAGTTGCATAAGA AGCGTCTGCAGAAGTTTCAGTTGGAGGACCTGAGGGAGTTTCTCCAGGAGCAGCTAGCTACTTCTTTCCTCCTGCCTGATGATGCTGTGGTTGAGCATTTACAGGCTGCTATGTCTGAGCTACGCagcaaaaagctggaccagTGTTCTCCAG CCAAGTCAGATGAGTTACCAAAGAAACCTCTGGGTGTGGAGAGACCAGTCCTGCTACTGCCGGTGCAGCCTGACTCTCCCCTGGAGGTCAAGATATCTCTGCAGCCTGACAGCCAACCCAGTATGGACTCCGAGCAAACAGACAGCACCATGCTACATCGTACTCCTTCTCCTGCAGAGCACCAGGACTCAATTACCCTCTCCGTGGGAAATGCACCTTCTTTGTCTTCACCAGATCCAGTTGTTGTCCACACAACAAGAACACCCTCACCTGTAAGGCCTTGTAGGGTACCTCCATTACCTCCAAAAGTAGGCAAACCCTGCACTGAGGGCACTTTGGACAGAGATGCAAAGGAGTCTCTCACAGAGTGTGGCCAGGAGAAAGCTGTGGAAGAACCTGAGAGCCAGGAAGATCCTGTGGAATGGCCTCCACCTTATGAGCCCCCTGCTTTGGACACTCTTGCTGTGCTGAATGAGGAAGAAATCATGGACCTTCCAGAACTGCCACCTCCACCGTTCTTCTACCCTGAGCACATTGAACAAAGGCCTTTGGATTGTGACTCACCCTCTCAAGGCACCGGGACACAGCGGCGTTCTCCTTCTCCACGCGCCGCCCTGGTCACACAAATGAAGATGTCTCCCAGATTATGCCCTAAAGCACCAAAACCAGCCTCAAAGccttctcctccccctgctttctcctcttcctcctctcccagaCTCCCCCCAAAGCCAACTAAGTTCCCAGTGTCTCTCTATGTCCCAAACCATGCAGGAGACAGACGGCCTTCCAACACCTCCCAGTATGACAACCTGTCTGAGGTTGATGAGGATGACCGCTACCTGGACAGGCTGCTGGGCTCCACTCCTGAGGAGGTTCCCAGTATGTACAGAGAAAGAGACTATGGCCCTGCTCTCTTCCAACTGCCGCCACCTCCTGTCTTCATACCTCCTTCCACTTCTCCTGTACCTCCCTCAGTGTGTGCCCTCCCAAGTTTGCCACAGGAGCCTGAATGTGAAGGAGGGAGCTGGGTGGAGGATTCCATCATCCCCCCTCCACCGCCTAGTTTTGCAGACAGACTCTCTCCCTTTCAGTGCAACACTGCCAGCTGTTCAGATCCACAAAGAGCCAACTCACCCAGTTATTCTAAGCCTTTCTCCAGGGGCCCCAGGGGCCACTCTGCCTTTCCAGCCCCTCTGTTGTACACTGGGGCTCCCCAAAACCATTCCAGGCCCTCAGGACAGTCAGCTGTAGGCGTACCGTTGGTCCAATCCAGCCCAGACTTTTGCAGAATGCCTCCAGGTGGACAGCAGTTGCCCAAATCAGTGACTTTTTGA
- the LOC115056405 gene encoding USP6 N-terminal-like protein isoform X2, protein MKKDIDTLIAEELAEIISKYDKGRQEGVKIDPWEDADYSIFKVTDRFGFLHEEELPTPSALEEKQKHHEVERVEKWLKMVKNWDKYRNSDKLAKRVYKGIPLQLRGQAWALLLDIEKVKEDNKGKYEKMKQQARNFSTEIKQIDLDVNRTFRNHIMFMDRFGVKQQALFHVLAAYSVYNTEVSYCQGMSQIAAILLMYLNEEDAFWALSQLLTNSKHAMHGFFIPGFPKLHRFQTHHELILSKMLPKLKKHLDKEQMTTGIYTTKWFLQCFIDRTPFTLTLRLWDIYMLEGEKMLTAMAYTTLKLHKKRLQKFQLEDLREFLQEQLATSFLLPDDAVVEHLQAAMSELRSKKLDQCSPAKSDELPKKPLGVERPVLLLPVQPDSPLEVKISLQPDSQPSMDSEQTDSTMLHRTPSPAEHQDSITLSVGNAPSLSSPDPVVVHTTRTPSPVRPCRVPPLPPKVGKPCTEGTLDRDAKESLTECGQEKAVEEPESQEDPVEWPPPYEPPALDTLAVLNEEEIMDLPELPPPPFFYPEHIEQRPLDCDSPSQGTGTQRRSPSPRAALVTQMKMSPRLCPKAPKPASKPSPPPAFSSSSSPRLPPKPTKFPVSLYVPNHAGDRRPSNTSQYDNLSEVDEDDRYLDRLLGSTPEEVPSMYRERDYGPALFQLPPPPVFIPPSTSPVPPSVCALPSLPQEPECEGGSWVEDSIIPPPPPSFADRLSPFQCNTASCSDPQRANSPSYSKPFSRGPRGHSAFPAPLLYTGAPQNHSRPSGQSAVGVPLVQSSPDFCRMPPGGQQLPKSVTF, encoded by the exons ATGAAGAAGGACATAGACACACTGATTGCAGAGGAACTTGCAGAAATAATCTCTAAATATGACAAG GGCAGGCAGGAGGGAGTCAAAATTGACCCCTGGGAGGATGCTGACTACAGCATCTTTAAAGTCACTGACCGCTTTGGCTTCCTGCA tgaggAAGAACTGCCAACACCTAGCGCACTTGAAGAGAAG CAAAAACATCATGAAGTGGAGAGAGTGGAGAAATGGCTGAAGATGGTTAAGAACTGGGACAAGTACAGGAACAGTGATAAG TTGGCGAAGCGTGTATATAAAGGTATCCCTCTGCAACTGAGAGGACAGGCATGGGCCTTGCTCTTGGACATAGAGAAAGTCAAGGAAGATAACAAGGGAAAATATGAG AAAATGAAGCAACAGGCTCGTAACTTCTCCACAGAAATCAAGCAAATAGACTTGGATGTCAACAGAACCTTCAGGAACCATATTATGTTTATGGATCGCTTTGGAGTCAA GCAGCAAGCACTGTTTCATGTACTAGCAGCTTACTCAGTCTACAACACA GAGGTGAGCTACTGCCAGGGGATGAGTCAGATCGCTGCCATCTTGCTCATGTACCTGAATGAGGAAGATGCCTTCTGGGCTCTGTCCCAGCTCCTCACAAACAGCAAGCACGCAATGCACG GGTTCTTCATCCCGGGATTTCCCAAGTTGCACCGTTTCCAGACCCACCATGAGCTGATCCTCTCCAAAATGCTGCCTAAGCTAAAGAAACACCTG GACAAGGAGCAGATGACAACAGGGATTTACACCACCAAATGGTTTCTCCAGTGCTTTATTGACAGA ACCCCTTTCACCCTCACCCTGCGTTTATGGGACATTTACATGTTGGAGGGAGAGAAGATGCTAACCGCCATGGCATACACAACCCTCAAGTTGCATAAGA AGCGTCTGCAGAAGTTTCAGTTGGAGGACCTGAGGGAGTTTCTCCAGGAGCAGCTAGCTACTTCTTTCCTCCTGCCTGATGATGCTGTGGTTGAGCATTTACAGGCTGCTATGTCTGAGCTACGCagcaaaaagctggaccagTGTTCTCCAG CCAAGTCAGATGAGTTACCAAAGAAACCTCTGGGTGTGGAGAGACCAGTCCTGCTACTGCCGGTGCAGCCTGACTCTCCCCTGGAGGTCAAGATATCTCTGCAGCCTGACAGCCAACCCAGTATGGACTCCGAGCAAACAGACAGCACCATGCTACATCGTACTCCTTCTCCTGCAGAGCACCAGGACTCAATTACCCTCTCCGTGGGAAATGCACCTTCTTTGTCTTCACCAGATCCAGTTGTTGTCCACACAACAAGAACACCCTCACCTGTAAGGCCTTGTAGGGTACCTCCATTACCTCCAAAAGTAGGCAAACCCTGCACTGAGGGCACTTTGGACAGAGATGCAAAGGAGTCTCTCACAGAGTGTGGCCAGGAGAAAGCTGTGGAAGAACCTGAGAGCCAGGAAGATCCTGTGGAATGGCCTCCACCTTATGAGCCCCCTGCTTTGGACACTCTTGCTGTGCTGAATGAGGAAGAAATCATGGACCTTCCAGAACTGCCACCTCCACCGTTCTTCTACCCTGAGCACATTGAACAAAGGCCTTTGGATTGTGACTCACCCTCTCAAGGCACCGGGACACAGCGGCGTTCTCCTTCTCCACGCGCCGCCCTGGTCACACAAATGAAGATGTCTCCCAGATTATGCCCTAAAGCACCAAAACCAGCCTCAAAGccttctcctccccctgctttctcctcttcctcctctcccagaCTCCCCCCAAAGCCAACTAAGTTCCCAGTGTCTCTCTATGTCCCAAACCATGCAGGAGACAGACGGCCTTCCAACACCTCCCAGTATGACAACCTGTCTGAGGTTGATGAGGATGACCGCTACCTGGACAGGCTGCTGGGCTCCACTCCTGAGGAGGTTCCCAGTATGTACAGAGAAAGAGACTATGGCCCTGCTCTCTTCCAACTGCCGCCACCTCCTGTCTTCATACCTCCTTCCACTTCTCCTGTACCTCCCTCAGTGTGTGCCCTCCCAAGTTTGCCACAGGAGCCTGAATGTGAAGGAGGGAGCTGGGTGGAGGATTCCATCATCCCCCCTCCACCGCCTAGTTTTGCAGACAGACTCTCTCCCTTTCAGTGCAACACTGCCAGCTGTTCAGATCCACAAAGAGCCAACTCACCCAGTTATTCTAAGCCTTTCTCCAGGGGCCCCAGGGGCCACTCTGCCTTTCCAGCCCCTCTGTTGTACACTGGGGCTCCCCAAAACCATTCCAGGCCCTCAGGACAGTCAGCTGTAGGCGTACCGTTGGTCCAATCCAGCCCAGACTTTTGCAGAATGCCTCCAGGTGGACAGCAGTTGCCCAAATCAGTGACTTTTTGA